The following proteins are encoded in a genomic region of Bernardetia sp. MNP-M8:
- a CDS encoding lantibiotic dehydratase, protein MNYYFLRSPLNPLFSKQEADENAIFLSSPEFHSTIQEYKKGNIKKDKLEKYQISKTKYDLRSRFRCTPFGAFSGIHAGELSDKTGDFVHQGVKKYHISLDMSVLSNWVEKLHQIPELVALLKLYPNTTLYRQAEDFRFIEHYKTNSTHRKYAITKVEWDEFLDKIINFCEEGKQIHQIAEMLLKFDITLEESTEFIQELVREQILITELDLKVTGDSFEKIIRTSLTHLFSLHPHLKEIEFLRQSEALLIDLNRYYKENKLEPTDLVAFSKRVKALEIPFEINTLFQVDTVLAIQESKLNYSIKREIAKATNLLSKVEIFKEQQLLESFKDAFLQRYEEREVPLMQVLDPENGLGYPVRTQSQNDAAPLLEGMPLRRMTIVNQENKNNKWAAVLRKKFIEALKNKSNFIQIQNSDLKILGIDANEKGNNRPLTYSSLVNILASSQKEIENGEYKIKHVATSGSSAINLLGRFCYADENTEKQVLEMAKREQELVKDKILAEIIHLPESRTGNIIARPQLRNYEIPIGVLPSEKAIPIYLNDILVSISEEKIKLRSKKYNKEIEPRMANAHNYSFGEVPVYRFLCDLQAQGTTNDLTFDWGELASESYLPRVEFGKVILCSAQWKINLKHVGLSKKSSVEEAVLKLRDYFKDKQIPQYLTFGDGDNILPLFTENDENIAVFWQELRKKTEVTVEEMLYTSDNLFIKDEKGNGYTNEFIIPFENEIENKKVAESTNLVISKTNESSDVQRDFCVGSEWLYFKIYTGVKTAEEILTTIIYPLSEKLVQEGKIKEWFFIRYADPEHHIRVRFKGTGNFYESLISTMYQNLDAYIKNELVWKVQIDTYQREIERYGTKNIINSEYLFFRDSVAISEILNTINDDNLRWKVGMQGVDFLLNDFGLTVSQKKSIMEFLSVAFLKEFAIEGSSKIKLLAKKYRDNRKSIENILDKNTSTLYIQIYEERSESIKNVILAIKELRKNSELELPLEDLIASYIHMFLNRFFRASQRKHECMIYYMLHQHYRSIKAREAKKVLKEAVLEG, encoded by the coding sequence ATGAATTATTATTTTTTACGTTCCCCTCTCAACCCTTTATTTAGCAAACAAGAAGCCGATGAGAATGCTATATTTTTGTCTTCTCCAGAATTTCATTCTACTATTCAAGAGTATAAAAAAGGGAATATAAAAAAAGATAAGTTAGAAAAGTATCAAATTTCTAAAACCAAATATGATTTGCGTTCTCGTTTTCGTTGTACGCCTTTTGGTGCTTTTTCAGGAATACATGCAGGAGAATTGAGTGACAAAACAGGAGATTTTGTTCATCAAGGAGTGAAGAAATATCATATTTCTTTGGATATGTCTGTGTTGTCAAATTGGGTGGAAAAACTACATCAAATTCCTGAATTAGTTGCACTATTAAAATTATATCCAAACACGACATTATACCGACAAGCCGAAGATTTTAGATTTATAGAGCATTATAAAACAAATTCAACTCATAGAAAATATGCCATTACAAAAGTAGAATGGGATGAGTTTTTAGATAAAATAATCAATTTCTGTGAAGAAGGAAAGCAAATACATCAAATTGCTGAAATGCTTTTGAAGTTTGATATTACTTTAGAAGAATCTACAGAGTTTATCCAAGAATTAGTAAGAGAACAAATCTTGATTACTGAGCTAGATTTGAAAGTTACAGGAGATTCTTTTGAAAAAATTATCAGAACTAGTCTTACACATCTTTTTTCTTTACATCCACACCTAAAAGAAATAGAGTTTTTGAGACAATCAGAAGCCTTATTGATAGATTTGAATAGGTATTATAAAGAAAACAAACTTGAACCTACAGATTTAGTAGCCTTTTCAAAAAGAGTAAAAGCATTAGAAATTCCATTTGAAATTAATACCTTATTTCAAGTAGATACTGTTTTGGCTATTCAAGAATCCAAATTAAATTATTCTATCAAAAGAGAGATTGCAAAAGCTACAAATCTTTTAAGTAAAGTAGAAATTTTTAAAGAACAACAACTTTTAGAAAGTTTTAAAGATGCTTTTTTACAAAGATATGAAGAAAGAGAAGTTCCTTTGATGCAGGTACTTGACCCAGAAAATGGCTTGGGTTATCCTGTCAGAACACAATCTCAAAATGATGCTGCACCTTTATTGGAAGGAATGCCTTTGCGTAGAATGACAATTGTAAATCAAGAAAATAAAAATAATAAATGGGCTGCTGTATTAAGGAAAAAATTTATTGAAGCTCTCAAGAACAAAAGTAATTTTATTCAGATACAAAATAGTGACTTAAAAATATTGGGAATTGATGCCAATGAAAAAGGAAATAATAGACCTCTGACTTATTCCTCATTAGTAAATATACTCGCTTCTTCTCAGAAGGAAATAGAAAATGGAGAGTACAAAATAAAACATGTAGCTACTTCAGGTTCTTCTGCCATAAATTTGTTAGGACGTTTTTGTTATGCTGATGAAAATACAGAGAAGCAAGTTTTAGAGATGGCAAAAAGAGAACAAGAATTAGTAAAAGATAAAATTCTTGCCGAGATAATTCATTTGCCAGAATCTCGTACAGGAAATATTATTGCTCGTCCTCAACTGCGAAACTATGAAATTCCGATTGGCGTTTTACCATCTGAAAAGGCAATTCCTATTTATTTAAATGATATTTTAGTTTCTATTTCAGAAGAGAAAATAAAACTTCGTTCGAAAAAATACAATAAAGAAATAGAGCCTAGAATGGCAAATGCTCATAATTATAGTTTTGGAGAAGTTCCTGTTTATCGTTTTTTGTGTGATTTGCAGGCGCAGGGAACAACCAATGATTTGACTTTTGATTGGGGAGAATTAGCCTCAGAATCCTATTTGCCTAGAGTAGAATTTGGAAAGGTCATACTTTGTTCTGCTCAATGGAAAATCAATTTGAAACACGTTGGTTTGAGCAAGAAAAGTTCTGTTGAAGAAGCTGTCTTAAAATTGCGAGATTATTTTAAAGATAAACAAATTCCTCAATACCTAACTTTTGGTGATGGAGATAATATTTTGCCACTCTTTACAGAAAACGATGAAAATATAGCTGTTTTTTGGCAAGAATTAAGAAAAAAAACAGAAGTCACGGTAGAGGAAATGCTCTATACTTCAGATAATTTGTTTATCAAAGACGAAAAAGGAAATGGTTATACTAATGAATTTATTATTCCATTTGAGAATGAAATTGAAAATAAAAAAGTAGCAGAAAGTACGAATCTAGTTATAAGTAAAACTAACGAAAGTTCTGATGTACAAAGAGATTTTTGTGTAGGTTCAGAATGGTTGTATTTCAAAATCTATACAGGAGTAAAAACAGCTGAGGAAATTCTGACAACTATTATTTATCCTCTATCAGAAAAACTAGTACAAGAAGGAAAAATAAAAGAATGGTTCTTTATCAGATATGCTGACCCTGAACATCATATACGAGTACGATTTAAAGGCACTGGCAATTTCTATGAAAGTTTGATAAGCACGATGTATCAAAATTTGGATGCTTACATCAAAAATGAATTGGTTTGGAAAGTTCAGATTGACACCTATCAACGTGAAATAGAAAGGTACGGAACTAAAAATATTATCAATAGTGAATATCTATTCTTTAGAGATAGTGTAGCTATTTCTGAGATTTTGAATACTATCAATGATGATAATTTGCGTTGGAAAGTAGGAATGCAAGGTGTTGATTTTCTGTTAAATGATTTTGGACTTACAGTTAGTCAGAAAAAATCAATTATGGAATTTTTATCTGTCGCATTTTTAAAAGAATTTGCTATCGAAGGTTCTTCAAAAATAAAACTACTTGCCAAAAAATATAGAGATAATAGAAAGTCAATTGAAAATATTTTAGATAAAAATACTTCTACTCTATATATTCAGATTTATGAGGAAAGGAGTGAAAGTATAAAAAATGTAATTTTGGCAATTAAAGAATTACGTAAAAATTCAGAACTAGAATTACCTTTAGAGGATTTGATAGCCAGTTATATCCACATGTTTTTGAATAGATTTTTTAGAGCAAGTCAGAGAAAACACGAGTGTATGATTTATTATATGCTTCATCAACATTACCGTTCTATTAAGGCTCGTGAAGCAAAAAAAGTGCTTAAAGAGGCTGTTTTGGAAGGTTAA
- a CDS encoding class I lanthipeptide translates to MKLKLKKEKIVVLTDEQQASINGGQAPAELALTGSRLIHCGSRKVCSHSCKAIVCIPL, encoded by the coding sequence ATGAAGTTGAAATTAAAAAAAGAAAAAATTGTTGTTTTGACAGACGAGCAACAAGCATCTATCAACGGTGGACAAGCACCTGCAGAATTAGCTTTGACAGGAAGTCGTTTAATCCATTGTGGATCTAGAAAAGTTTGCTCTCATTCATGTAAAGCAATTGTTTGTATTCCTTTGTAA
- a CDS encoding LLM class flavin-dependent oxidoreductase codes for MKLGILDLGLISLETESSADVLNNTFSAVQLAEELGFERYWLAEHHAPDTAWRNTDLMVAMAAGFTEKIKVGSAGVIISVNNSYRVASNFRLASALYSDRIELGLARGSVTETYAKHLLDIDIKDVDLEKKYEDLILFARNQHTQIPVPPYGTQNPVLWTLSSGTGGMQSAIKHNLDYCISLFHGNEWSQELAEAIKKFRDVFYEKNERIPNVVIACAGVCSDTNENAELKLNNFLGNGSTWKPNITGSYEKCHEEFEKITKDSGVENFVFCDLSHASLKEENLHHLSKLIENEVYG; via the coding sequence ATGAAACTAGGAATTCTTGATTTAGGACTCATTTCACTAGAAACAGAAAGTTCTGCTGATGTATTGAATAATACTTTTTCTGCTGTTCAACTTGCTGAAGAATTAGGTTTTGAGAGGTATTGGTTAGCTGAGCATCATGCGCCTGATACAGCTTGGAGAAATACAGATTTAATGGTCGCTATGGCTGCTGGCTTTACAGAAAAAATAAAAGTAGGTTCGGCAGGTGTTATTATATCTGTAAATAATTCGTATAGAGTCGCAAGTAATTTTCGTTTGGCTTCTGCTCTTTATAGTGATAGAATAGAATTAGGATTAGCAAGAGGTTCTGTTACAGAAACTTATGCCAAGCATTTATTAGATATAGATATTAAAGATGTTGATTTAGAAAAAAAATATGAAGATTTGATATTGTTTGCACGAAATCAGCATACTCAAATCCCAGTTCCTCCCTATGGAACTCAAAATCCAGTGCTTTGGACATTAAGTAGTGGCACTGGAGGAATGCAAAGTGCCATCAAACATAATCTTGATTATTGTATATCTTTATTTCATGGAAATGAGTGGAGTCAAGAATTAGCAGAGGCTATCAAAAAATTTAGAGATGTTTTTTATGAAAAAAATGAGCGTATTCCTAATGTAGTTATTGCATGTGCAGGAGTTTGTAGCGATACGAATGAAAATGCAGAATTGAAATTGAATAATTTTTTAGGGAATGGCTCAACTTGGAAACCAAATATTACAGGTTCTTACGAAAAGTGTCACGAAGAATTTGAAAAAATAACTAAAGATTCTGGAGTAGAAAATTTTGTGTTCTGTGATTTATCACATGCTTCTTTGAAAGAAGAAAATCTACATCATTTAAGCAAATTAATAGAAAATGAAGTATATGGATAA
- a CDS encoding lanthionine synthetase LanC family protein: MKYMDNNDILNYFDIQSDIFFQNTSLIGNLGSLYLLSNIDSTKTEELLEKFYVEVQNASFVPSNIYGLSGIGLLLTYLDKVNPSVFNSHKTEFVADFADDIYDNALQMSKELNYDTFEGLVSVLNFFIASEQKQKTYQTLFLLQTISLQLYQNDKLNDFGLAHGICGIIAGLCKGFLYLKDSLKIKEKEDIETTIALLTEHVLAHKLENNHYCFPMNTEQEYSRLAWCYGDLSVSIALTWSLLVFPENEKIKSVLSDTLDNAISLKDNQRNYLVNNTDVDNITFDLGLCHGLAGNCLIFKRINEVFPKKELQTEIERLENEITKVLEKDKFDTKLPIPNQENEIVWQSDFSLLEGLSGVLLVHLDNKIQKGWDSLFLTDFPNV; the protein is encoded by the coding sequence ATGAAGTATATGGATAATAATGATATTTTAAATTATTTTGATATTCAAAGTGATATTTTTTTTCAAAACACAAGCCTTATAGGAAATCTAGGAAGTTTATATCTCCTCTCAAATATAGATTCAACAAAAACAGAGGAGTTATTAGAAAAATTTTATGTAGAAGTACAAAACGCATCTTTTGTTCCTTCAAATATTTATGGACTCTCTGGAATTGGACTTTTACTCACTTATTTAGATAAAGTAAACCCATCTGTTTTCAATTCTCACAAGACAGAATTTGTAGCTGATTTTGCTGATGATATTTATGATAATGCACTTCAAATGAGTAAAGAGCTAAATTATGATACATTTGAAGGTCTTGTTTCAGTTCTCAATTTTTTTATTGCTTCTGAACAAAAACAAAAAACATATCAAACTTTATTTTTACTTCAAACTATTTCCTTACAACTTTATCAAAATGATAAATTAAATGATTTTGGTTTAGCACATGGAATTTGTGGAATTATTGCAGGACTTTGTAAGGGATTTCTTTATCTTAAAGATTCTCTAAAGATAAAAGAAAAAGAAGACATTGAAACTACTATTGCTTTATTGACTGAACATGTTTTAGCACATAAATTAGAAAATAATCATTACTGTTTTCCCATGAATACAGAACAAGAATATAGTAGATTAGCTTGGTGTTATGGCGATTTGTCTGTTTCTATTGCATTAACTTGGTCTTTATTAGTATTTCCTGAAAATGAAAAAATAAAATCAGTTCTTTCAGATACATTAGATAATGCTATATCTTTGAAAGATAACCAAAGAAATTATCTAGTCAATAATACTGATGTAGACAATATTACTTTTGATTTGGGTTTGTGTCATGGCTTGGCTGGAAATTGTCTAATTTTTAAGAGAATCAATGAAGTATTTCCTAAAAAAGAATTACAAACTGAAATAGAAAGACTTGAAAATGAAATTACCAAAGTTTTAGAAAAAGATAAATTTGATACAAAACTACCTATTCCTAATCAAGAAAATGAAATAGTTTGGCAAAGTGATTTTTCTCTTTTAGAAGGACTTTCTGGTGTTCTGTTAGTGCATCTTGACAATAAAATACAAAAAGGTTGGGATAGTCTTTTCTTAACTGATTTTCCAAATGTATAA
- a CDS encoding erythromycin esterase family protein, which yields MSQAQINEKIADNLSEEIEIVALGDPNHYEGTINTHRIDLIKELVKKKDFKVIAFESNTFEMYHSYKRFLQSKKPQDLFNGMYANFECQELVALFDFVEEQNAKGDSIIITGFDSNYSGKTTMEYLLPALDNYLVNEELLPKKEKEKYYTNLEKSNIANLKVLFINGNKVISELLPPTKKIVASLEAKNNKTQDERFLLQQLYNIIQLRDNREDKNSMGFWNRRDYYMLNNIEFLKKEYPNQKMILWGASGHLLKEPKKIYYSSYQDSSFVNIGVRLKEKYQEKYFFVAYSAFSGKRYVGIGNAKIDAPKENTLEYVALQKSKEEKTESYLMNFSSQLDIPQTEQKDKINSRILGHQDTEMEIQEVCDAVIFLNNCQPYTKYKAK from the coding sequence ATGAGCCAAGCTCAAATAAATGAAAAAATTGCAGATAATCTTAGTGAAGAAATTGAAATAGTAGCATTAGGTGATCCAAATCATTATGAGGGAACTATCAATACACATCGTATAGATTTGATAAAAGAATTAGTTAAGAAAAAAGACTTTAAAGTCATTGCCTTTGAATCCAATACATTTGAAATGTATCATTCTTATAAAAGATTTTTACAATCGAAAAAACCACAAGATTTATTTAATGGTATGTATGCGAATTTTGAATGTCAAGAATTAGTAGCATTATTTGATTTTGTAGAAGAGCAAAATGCAAAAGGAGATTCTATTATCATTACTGGTTTTGATAGTAATTACTCAGGCAAAACAACAATGGAATATCTTCTTCCAGCTTTAGATAACTATCTTGTTAATGAAGAGCTATTACCTAAAAAAGAAAAAGAAAAGTATTACACTAATTTAGAAAAGTCAAATATTGCTAATCTGAAAGTATTATTTATTAATGGAAATAAAGTTATTTCAGAACTTCTTCCTCCAACAAAAAAAATAGTAGCTTCTTTAGAAGCAAAAAATAATAAAACACAAGACGAACGTTTTTTACTGCAACAGTTATATAATATTATTCAACTACGTGATAATAGAGAAGATAAAAACAGTATGGGATTTTGGAATAGAAGAGATTATTATATGCTTAATAATATAGAATTTCTGAAAAAAGAATATCCAAACCAAAAAATGATTTTATGGGGAGCTTCTGGACACCTTTTGAAAGAACCAAAAAAAATATATTACTCATCTTATCAAGATAGTAGTTTCGTAAATATTGGTGTAAGACTTAAAGAAAAGTACCAAGAAAAATACTTTTTTGTAGCTTATTCTGCTTTTTCTGGAAAAAGATATGTAGGTATAGGAAATGCAAAGATTGATGCTCCCAAAGAAAATACATTAGAATATGTAGCATTACAAAAAAGCAAAGAAGAAAAAACAGAATCCTATTTAATGAATTTTTCTTCACAGCTTGATATTCCTCAAACAGAACAGAAAGATAAAATTAATTCAAGGATACTTGGACATCAAGATACAGAAATGGAGATACAAGAAGTATGTGATGCTGTTATTTTTCTCAATAATTGCCAACCTTATACAAAATATAAAGCAAAATAA